The nucleotide sequence GGAACATTTATTGGTAGACACAAAAAAGCTGCCAAATGGCAGCTTTTTTGATTATATCAATCACTATTACTCAGCAGGTGCTGATGTTCCTTCACCAAGTTCAACACTATCTACACGTTGAAGCCCCCTTGGAAGCTTAGCACCACGTCTACCTCGTTCACCTCGATAATGCTCAAGATCACTTGGCTTAAGGGTCAGTTTACGCTTCCCAGCCCAGAGTGTTACACAGGTATCTTCAGGTATAACTTGCAGATGAATCAGCAGTTCCTCACGTGCCTTGGCACGCTCACCCGGAATGCCTATAATCTTATTCCCTTTACCTTTAGACAACTGTGGAAGAGCTTCTGTTGAAAATAACAGCATTCTTCCTTCGTTCGTTATCGCAAGAATTGACTCAGATTTGGATCTATCGACTAACTTCGGAGTAATAACTTTTGAATTAGCTGGTAATGTAAGTAATGCCTTACCCGCCTTGTTTCTGGAGATCATATCCTTATAAGAACCAACGAATCCGTATCCGGCATCTGAGGCAAGTAGATAAAATTTGTCTTCATCATCGAGTAGCACATGTTCCATGTGCTCACCAGGAGAAAGGTTAAATCGAGTAGTAATAGGTTCTCCCTGACTTCGTGCCGACGGTAGGGTGTGGGTTTCGGTGGCAAATGCTCGACCAGTCGAACCAATAAAGACACTTGTTTGGTTACTTCTGCCCATTGCTAAACAATGGAAGTTATCACCAGCCTTATAGGATAGAGCTGTAGCATCGATATCGTGCCCTTTAGCACAACGTACCCAGCCTTTCTCTGACAATACTACCGTAACGGCTTCCACGGGAGCTAACTCATGCTCAGTTAATGCTTTAGACTCACCACGTTCAATTAAGGGAGAACGTCGGTCATCACCATAAGTTTCACCGTCTTGTATCAACTCTTTTTTTATCAACGTCTTCATTCGTCTATCTGAGCTTAACAACAGCTGTAGCTTGTTACGCTCAATTTCAAGCTCTGACTGTTCGCTCTTAATCTTAAACTCTTCCAACTTAGCCAAATGGCGCAGTTTAAGATCAAGAATCGAGTCTGCCTGCAACTCAGATAATTGATAACGAGACATTAATTCAGCTTTGGGGTCTTCTTCATAACGAATAATTTCAATGACTTCATCGATATTCAAGAATGCAATCATCAAAGCATCAAGGATATGGAGTCTGGCTAATATCTTATCCAGTCGATGTTGAACACGACGTGTCACCGTCTGAAAACGATATTCTAGCCATTCAGTCAAGATCTGTAGCAGGCCTTTCACCTGTGGTCGGCCATTTAACCCCAGAATATTAAGGTTAACACGGAAGAACTTTTCTAAATCGGTTGTGGCAAATAGGTGAGCCATTACCTGATCACAGTCAACTCGATTTGAACGAGGAACGACGATCATACGCACCGGATTTTCATGATCCGACTCATCTCTAAGATCGACAACCATAGGCAGCTTCTTAGCCTGCATTTGACCTGCTATCTGCTCTAAAATTTTCCCACTACTCGACTGATGAGGTAAAGCTGTGATCACAATCTCACCATTTTCAATCGTATAAACAGCACGTGCCTTTATCGACCCACGTCCCGTCTCATAAATTTTTACAATATCAGCCGCTGGAGTAATGATCTCTGCCTCAGTCGGATAATCGGGGCCGGGAACAAACTCCATTATTTTGGCTAAATCGGCTTTAGGATTGTCAAGTAGCTCAATGCAAGCAGACACTAGCTCTCGTGTATTATGTGGCGGCACATCGGTAGCCATACCAACAGCAATACCTGTGATACCGTTAAGCAAAATATGCGGTAAACGTGAAGGGAGAACCAAAGGTTCCTTCATAGTACCGTCGAAGTTAACCCCCCAATCTACCGTTCCCTGACCTAACTCACTGAGCAAAATCTCAGAAAATTTAGATAAACGAGCTTCGGTATAACGCATTGCAGCGAAAGATTTCGGATCATCTGGTGCTCCCCAGTTACCTTGACCATCAACCAAGGGGTAACGATAGGAGAATGGCTGAGCCATCAATACCATAGCTTCATAACAGGCACTGTCCCCATGGGGATGGTATTTACCCAGTACATCACCGACTGTACGCGCTGATTTCTTATGCTTAGACTGAGCTGACAATCCCAATTCGCTCATAGCATAGATAATACGACGTTGAACTGGCTTAAGGCCATCACCTATATGTGGCAATGCTCGGTCCATGATGACGTACATGGAGTAGTTTAGGTAAGCATCTTCCGTGAAGCGGCGCATCGACATCTGCTCAACGCCATCTAGACTCAAATCTATCGCATCACTCATTATTCATTATCCTGTTCTGGCTCAGGTTCAATCTCTTCATTAATAGTTTCTTTGTAAAATAAACGATAAATATTGCCTTTCAGATCATCTGAGATGTACATTGCTCCATCAGGAGCTGTTAATAAAGAGTAAGGTCTAGCAACTGGAAACTCTCCATCTAAAAAGCTAATAAGGGTACTGCGTTTTATAATCTTATTATTTTCAATCTCTAACATGACCACTTGGTAACCAATCTTGCTTGAGCGATTCCATGAACCGTTTTCAGCAACAAACATCTGATCATGATATTTTTCAGGAAATTGCTGGCCGCGGTAAAAATGTAGCCCCATTGGAGCGACATGAGCAGGAAGCTCGTAATTAGGCAACGTTATTTTTAAATTCTTAGGTTTTTCATAAGCTGGTTCAATAACTGTTGAAGCATGGAGATAGGGAAAACCATAGTGAGCACCTACCTCTTCAACACGATTAACCTCGTCTGGTGGTAACCTATCTCCCATCCAATCCCTACCTAGATCGGCAAACCACAAACTGTTATCTATTGGGGACCAATCAAAACCGGTAACATTGCGGATCCCCAAAGCGATCTGTTCACTACTGCCAGTCTTGAAATCGATAGCGATAATGCTTCCAAAGGGGTCTTCCGCCTCACAAACATTACAAGGAGCCCCTATGGCGACGTATAAGCGTCCATCGGGACCAAAGTGCAGTGCTCTATGACTTTTCTTTGTCTTGCCGGGTAAGCGATCATAAACCTCTTTACCTCGACCTGGACGCCTTAGTCGGTTTTCAATATCGACAAAACGTATGATTCGCTCCTCCACAGCAGCGTAGAGATCACCATCATGAAAGGCTATCGCTTCTGGATTATCCAGCCCTTTTGCAACAACATAGCGCTTATCAACCCGGCCATCTTGGTTACTATCGACTAATGCGAGTATGGTGCCATTTTTATGGGAACCAACAAACAGTGTACCTTTATCGCCTAACGCCATCTGTTTAGCATCGCCGAGATCAGAGGCATAGAGAGTTAGGCCAAACCCTTTAGATACAGTGATCATCTTAGGTTGTGAAGCAGCCTGTATCGACAGGCTAAAAAGCCCGAAAATACACGCCCAAAACAAGTAGGTCCACCTATGATTCTTTGTCTGATTCAACAACATTATTATTATATAAGCCTAATTCAATATTGATTGGCACAACAAGCGGTCTAAAAATCGGCTAGGTCACCCTTAGTTTCTAACCAAATTTTACGATCTCCAGAACGTTTTTTAGCAAGTAACATATCCATCAAAGCCATCGTATCATCGACATCGTCGATGGTTAACTGAACAAGTCTACGTGTATTGGGATCCATTGTAGTCTCTCTTAATTGCAGCGGATTCATCTCACCTAGTCCTTTAAAGCGAGTAACTTGAACCTTGCCTTTCTTTTTTTCAGCCGCTATACGGTCTAAAATACCCTGCTTTTCTGCTTCATCGAGTGCATAAAATACCTCTTTACCGACGTCAATACGAAACAGTGGCGGCATAGCGACATAAATATGTCCGTGCTCAACCAACACTTTATAATGCTTCATAAATAAGGCGCACAACAGTGTGGCGATATGTAATCCATCGGAGTCCGCATCAGCCAATATACATATTTTACCGTATCTTAGCTCAGAAATATCTTCACAATCAGGATCGCACCCTATCGCGACAGAGATGTTATAAACCTCTTGTGATGCCAACACTTGGCTCGCATCCACTTCCCACGTATTTAAAATCTTACCACGTAGAGGCATGATAGCTTGAAATTCTCTATCTCGAGCTTGTTTTGCACTTCCGCCCGCTGAGTCTCCTTCGACTAAAAAGAGCTCCCCTCGCATCGGATCTTGACCACTACAATCAGTGAGTTTTCCCGGTAGTGCGGGACCTGAAGTAATCTTCTTACGCGCCACTTTTTTAGCTGACTTCAGGCGTTTTTGCGCATTATTAATGCACATATCAGCCAAAGATTCTGCAAGAGAGGTATGAGTATTAAGCCATAGGCTGAAAGAGTCTCTTAGAATACCGGATACAAATGCAGCACACTGTCGACTCGATAATTTCTCTTTTGTCTGACCAGCAAACTGTGGATCTTGCATCTTCACTGATAAGACAAAGCTACATCGATCCCAAATGTCCTCAGGAGTTAACTTAATTCCTCTTGGAATAAGACTACGGAACTCACAAAACTCCCGCATTGAATCCAATAATCCTTGTCTGAAGCCGTTAACATGGGTACCGCCTAATGGCGTTGGGATCAAGTTAACATAACTTTCATTGAGATAATCACCACCTTCAGGCAGCCAAGTAATCGCCCACTCAACCGCTTCATTATTACCTTTCATCGCACCAATAAAGGGGTCTTCCGGTAACATTAACGAATCTTTAGTTGATGCAATCAAATAATCTGTTAATCCACTTTCAAAATACCATTCTGTGGTTTCATCAGTTTGCTTATTAACGAACTTAATCTTTAACCCAGGACATAGAATAGCTTTGGCTCTTAACAGATAAGTCAATTTA is from Shewanella sp. MTB7 and encodes:
- a CDS encoding PQQ-dependent sugar dehydrogenase, giving the protein MLLNQTKNHRWTYLFWACIFGLFSLSIQAASQPKMITVSKGFGLTLYASDLGDAKQMALGDKGTLFVGSHKNGTILALVDSNQDGRVDKRYVVAKGLDNPEAIAFHDGDLYAAVEERIIRFVDIENRLRRPGRGKEVYDRLPGKTKKSHRALHFGPDGRLYVAIGAPCNVCEAEDPFGSIIAIDFKTGSSEQIALGIRNVTGFDWSPIDNSLWFADLGRDWMGDRLPPDEVNRVEEVGAHYGFPYLHASTVIEPAYEKPKNLKITLPNYELPAHVAPMGLHFYRGQQFPEKYHDQMFVAENGSWNRSSKIGYQVVMLEIENNKIIKRSTLISFLDGEFPVARPYSLLTAPDGAMYISDDLKGNIYRLFYKETINEEIEPEPEQDNE
- the parE gene encoding DNA topoisomerase IV subunit B is translated as MTNQYTSNAIEVLNGLDPVKRRPGMYTDTTRPNHLGQEVIDNSVDEALAGHATKIEVILHKDNSLEVIDDGRGMPVDIHPEEGIPGVELILTKLHAGGKFSNDNYQFSGGLHGVGISVVNALSSRVEISVRRNGLVYDMAFEHGDKVEDLRETGTCGRRNTGTRVHFWPTPSYFDSANFSIPKLTYLLRAKAILCPGLKIKFVNKQTDETTEWYFESGLTDYLIASTKDSLMLPEDPFIGAMKGNNEAVEWAITWLPEGGDYLNESYVNLIPTPLGGTHVNGFRQGLLDSMREFCEFRSLIPRGIKLTPEDIWDRCSFVLSVKMQDPQFAGQTKEKLSSRQCAAFVSGILRDSFSLWLNTHTSLAESLADMCINNAQKRLKSAKKVARKKITSGPALPGKLTDCSGQDPMRGELFLVEGDSAGGSAKQARDREFQAIMPLRGKILNTWEVDASQVLASQEVYNISVAIGCDPDCEDISELRYGKICILADADSDGLHIATLLCALFMKHYKVLVEHGHIYVAMPPLFRIDVGKEVFYALDEAEKQGILDRIAAEKKKGKVQVTRFKGLGEMNPLQLRETTMDPNTRRLVQLTIDDVDDTMALMDMLLAKKRSGDRKIWLETKGDLADF
- the parC gene encoding DNA topoisomerase IV subunit A, which gives rise to MSDAIDLSLDGVEQMSMRRFTEDAYLNYSMYVIMDRALPHIGDGLKPVQRRIIYAMSELGLSAQSKHKKSARTVGDVLGKYHPHGDSACYEAMVLMAQPFSYRYPLVDGQGNWGAPDDPKSFAAMRYTEARLSKFSEILLSELGQGTVDWGVNFDGTMKEPLVLPSRLPHILLNGITGIAVGMATDVPPHNTRELVSACIELLDNPKADLAKIMEFVPGPDYPTEAEIITPAADIVKIYETGRGSIKARAVYTIENGEIVITALPHQSSSGKILEQIAGQMQAKKLPMVVDLRDESDHENPVRMIVVPRSNRVDCDQVMAHLFATTDLEKFFRVNLNILGLNGRPQVKGLLQILTEWLEYRFQTVTRRVQHRLDKILARLHILDALMIAFLNIDEVIEIIRYEEDPKAELMSRYQLSELQADSILDLKLRHLAKLEEFKIKSEQSELEIERNKLQLLLSSDRRMKTLIKKELIQDGETYGDDRRSPLIERGESKALTEHELAPVEAVTVVLSEKGWVRCAKGHDIDATALSYKAGDNFHCLAMGRSNQTSVFIGSTGRAFATETHTLPSARSQGEPITTRFNLSPGEHMEHVLLDDEDKFYLLASDAGYGFVGSYKDMISRNKAGKALLTLPANSKVITPKLVDRSKSESILAITNEGRMLLFSTEALPQLSKGKGNKIIGIPGERAKAREELLIHLQVIPEDTCVTLWAGKRKLTLKPSDLEHYRGERGRRGAKLPRGLQRVDSVELGEGTSAPAE